GTAACGATATCTGCTGTAGAGAGTCCTAGGTAACGATATCTGCTGTAGAGAGTCCTAGGTAACGATATCTGCTGTAGAGAGTCCTAGGTAACGATATCTGCTGTAGAGAGTCCTAGGTAACGATATCTGCTGTAGAGAGTCCTAGGTAACGATATCTGCTGTAGAGAGTCCTAGGTAACGATATCTGCTGTAGAGAGTCCTAGGTAACGATATCTGCTGTAGAGAGTCCTAGGTAACGATATCTGCTGTAGAGAGTCCTAGGTAACGATATCTGCTGTAGAGAGTCCTAGGTAACGATATCTGCTGTAGAGAGTCCTAGGTAACGATATCTGCTGTAGAGAGTCCTAGGTAACGATATCTGCTGTAGAGAGTCCTAGGTAACGATATCTGCTGTAGAGAGTCCTAGGTAACGATATCTGCTGTAGAGAGTCCTAGGTAACGATATCTGCTGTAGAGAGTCCTAGGTAACGATATCTGCTGTAGAGAGTCCTAGGTAACGATATCTGCTGTAGAGAGTCCTAGGTAACGATATCTGCTGTAGAGAGTCCTAGGTAACGATATCTGCTGTAGAGAGTCCTAGGTAACGATATCTGCTGTAGAGAGTCCTAGGTAACGATATCTGCTGTAGAGAGTCCTAGGTAACGATATCTGCTGTAGAGAGTCCTAGGTAACGATATCTGCTGTAGAGAGTCCTAGGTAACGATATCTGCTGTAGAGAGTCCTAGGTAACGATATCTGCTGTAGAGAGTCCTAGGTAACGATATCTGCTGTAGAGAGTCCTAGGTAACGATATCTGCTGTAGAGAGTCCTAGGTAACGATATCTGCTGTAGAGAGTCCTAGGTAACGATATCTGCTGTACAGAGTCCTAGGTAATGATATCTGCTGTACAGAGTCCTAGGTAATGATATCTGCTGTACAGAGTCCTAGGTATAGATATCTGCTGTACAGAGTCCTAGATAGATATCCGCTGTACAGAGTCCTAGGTAACGATATCCGCTGTACAGAGTCCTAGATAGATATCTGCTGTACAGAGTCTTAGGTAACGATATCCGCTGTACAGAGTCCACAGTAACGATATTTGCTGTACAGAGTCCACAGTAACGATATTTGCTGTACAGAGTCCACAGTAACGATATTTGCTGTACGGTAACAATATCCGCTGCACAGAGTCCTAGGTAACGATATCTATTGTACAGAGTCCTAGGTAATGATATCTGCTGTACAGAGTCCTAGGTAATGATATCTGCTGTACAGAGTCCTAGGTATAGATATCTGCTGTACAGAGTCCTAGATAGATATCCTAGATAGATATCCGCTGTACAGAGTCCTAGGTAACGATATCCGCTGTACAGAGTCCTAGATAGATATCTGCTGTACAGAGTCCTAGGTAACGATATCCACTGTACAGAGTCCACAGTAACGATATTTGCTGTACAGAGTCCACAGTAACGATATTTGCTGTACAGAGTCCACAGTAACGATATTTGCTGTACAGAGTCCACAGTAACGATATTTGCTGTACGGTAACAATATCCGCTGCACAGAGTCCTAGGTGACGATATCCGCTGTACAGAGTCCTAGGTAACGATATCCGCTGTACAGAGTCCTAGGTAACGATATCCGCTGTACAGAGTCCTCGGTAACGATATCCGCTGTACAGAGTCCTCGGTAACGATATCCGCTGTACAGAGTCCTCGGTAACGATATCCGCTGTACAGAGTCCTCGGTAACGATATCCGCTGTACAGAGTCCTCGGTAACGATATCCGCTGTACAGAGTCCTCGGTAACGATATCCGCTGTACAGAGTCCTAGGTTCACCCGGTAAATATTGATGACTAAGCAATGCCTCTTACTCACATACAGTAAGTAGGTAGGCCTGATTGCTTATATATGCATTAGTCTGTGGCAGCAATCTGTGTTATATTCCTTGTCCAAATGGGTGTTTCTCTTTATTTTGTCCAGATTTTATTACAGGGGCTcttgaagcaccataaccattacagctaattgtagtggttatggtgccagcactCCTTATTTAGACATAATGGCTGTGAATGCCAAAATGAAAGACCATCACTGGGAGATTTCCCCCACCCAAGACACTCAAACAGTATAGCAAAACTCAGACACCTTGCCACTAAACAAGACTAAGTGAAGCATTGTTTATGCAAATTCTATAAGTTAGTTAAACTAAGACGAAACTGGGAGAGAAACCACAaaaaaagggtggggggggggtgaacacATTTCAGAGAGCGTTCGCTATTTCTGGTCTAGTATACCTCATATTAACCTTGTATACGCCTATACTAGTTGGTATATTGAATATTTTAGTTAGCAGCTATATTCTCCTTTGTCACATACTCTGAAAATGAAAGCTGTCATGCCcagaaataataaaagtgaatgGACTCTCAGTATTTTAGACATTGAATGAAAGTCTGTATTTCTTTCTGAATTCCATTGATTTCAGTAAAATATCTTCCTCCTCCCGACAGCGCAATGTCCCTCTTGTTTACTCGCTCATCATCTATAGTTACCTCGAAGAAAGACAAGAGATTCATGGCTGAAGTTAACGCTTCTCCGCTTAAGCACTTTGTTACCGCCAAAAAGAAAATCAACGGCATCTTTGACCAACTTGGTTCCTACATCCAGGAGAGCTTCAACTTTCTAGATGGTGAGATTTGTGCCCAAACATCTTAATCTGTGCCTGACCTTTGCCGATTATTTGCATTACTATTTATTCTTCTTACCCTGTCCTCTCCATATTCTGATTCATATAGGTTGtttcgtgtttttttttatattgttttctttttttggggggaggggtgggggagttgTTCCCACCCCAATTTTCTGGATTTGGTATAAATGATCTGTTGTTCGTTTTCTATTTGTATTAGTATCCCCCTCTTGTATTGTGAGCGAGCGTTTTAATGCCATGCTCCCTCTTGGTCCCCCATATTACCTGCACCTTTCTATTCTGGCCCGCTGATCCTTTCATGCATTCCTCAGGGGAACCAGTAGATTGTAATGTGAGCAGTAGGTTCTAGCTTTCTCCTATTCTCACTTGTGTATGCTGGGGGTGAAATGGTTTGGAAacgtgtggggttttttttttttttttttttacttaaggagcaatcaccatggaaaccaattccAGTCCCTACTGATTGCACCACTGTAATCACTCTGCCCAAGATGTGTTATTTATGCAGCATTAGAGAATACATTGATTTGGGCTGATAATAGTTTAAGATACCGTGGAGAGTTAGCTGTTTGATTGCCAATAATAAATTCCGATTTGTTAGAATTCTTAGAACATTAACAATGTCCCCCTAACGATCAATCTTTTGATTATCTTTTGTGTTTATTAGAAACCTATCAGAATGCCCAGCTCGATCCAGTGGCCTCTGAAGAACAGGTGCTTGAGGTTAAAGGCTATCTGTCTAACGTCGCTGGCATCAGTGAGGTTCTGGCTCGGCGGCACATGAAAGTGGCTTTTTTTGGCAGGTAAGATACAGCTCTGTAACAAACATGATCAGGGACGTAAGAACTGCAAAGGTTTCTGGACTACAGTTCCTTTGATACTCGGCCAGCATGCTAAGCGTGCAATCCTAGCTCAGACACAAACAGAAATTTTGTTAAAAATTGTTGCTGAAGATTAACGCAGAATCCCCACCGTTTCAGTAGATAATGGAGGTAGCGTTCCGTGCAACTCTTCCTCCTTATGTGATTGCActgtttatatattgtatttattaattgtaGAAATCAGAGAATCTATGCATATTTTGCTCTATTCTGTTAAAGACACAATAATATAAGAACTTTACTGAATTGCATTTTAATTATGAAAGTAAGATATTTTGGTGAATTTGAACATACATTTGCATCTTATACTTTTTAAATCGTTTCAGATTGTACACTTTTTAGTAAAACTTTATTCAGCCATTTGGTTAGGTGCTGCACTGTGGTAGGTAGGAgatatgttttcttgcaataaaatgtgacattgtgtgtatatccTTTCCCTGTCATAGGACCAGTAATGGGAAAAGCACGGTAATAAACGCCATGTTATGGGACAAAGTCCTCCCTTCTGGCATCGGACACACAACCAACTGTTTCCTGCGTGTTGAGGGGACAGAGGGAAACGAGTCCTATCTTTTTACTGATGGATCAGAGGAAAAACGAAGTGTGAAGGTGAACGCAGGGTTAATGAATgaatgtcagagtgtgtgcgttAGACAATACGCAACAGGTAAAGGTGAATATTGTGCACTGTAAGGCATCACATTGTGTAATACCAGAGAGGCTTGATATTAAACTTGTGTGCCAAAGGGGTGTGTgtaacacactgatatacacattccTAGTTATAATTAGATACATGTGGCAGTATGAGCAGACTTTGTGCTGACATGATCACTGTGATATCAGACAACGTGCCTGGCTTAAAGAGGAATGGCTTTCTTTCTGTCGGTGTCAGTACTGCTGTTTTTTTAGAGTGGGTTTAACACTCCCAGCACCCAAAGCTCAGCCCCTCTGATGCACAAAGATAAAGAGGAATTTCACTTCCTTGTTGTTTGTCCAAGACTGGACTAGCTGTAAGTGTTACGGCATCTAAATTTTAACAGAAGCCGGTAATAAAACCCATCATATGTGTGTTAAGGATAAGCCCATTTCCTTGAATTATAAAATGCAGTCTGTACGTTGTGTATGCTGAATGCTAGAAAAAGTATAGTTACATTGGTTACAGTCGACAAGTGCTCATTCGTAAATTCCTACAAAGCCTTCTGATACGTGCTCTCTGTCACTGTGAGCGTATGTGTGCTGCTCAGGGCTGCATTCAGAAAGTCACATACACGTAAGTAAAACATTACATTTACCGGATATGCTTTCTAGATAATTTGCTGGTAAACTATATAGATCATTTTTTATAGCTCTCCTGTGTTGATGATCAATATGGCTTTAAGGGCCTTCAATGGGACATTGTAAGCAGCATCTCGCTGCCTAGAGTGCCACGGTGTGGTTCCTTGGTTTAGGAAGGCTGCCAAGGATCTTCCTCCATCTCAACCACATTGATACCAATACCTCCATATTATTAATACCAGTTTTGTCCAACCTGAACAGTATTGATTGGCTGATAGTGCTCATGGCCGGTTTAATGTGCACATTTAAAATGTACATTGTCAGTAAGTACACAGAATATTATAATCTGCATTGTATTAACGCCAATAAATGCCAACCTCTAAATCATTGTGCCTGGGTTTTTGTTTCAGACGGTGAACCAGCTGGCTCACGCTCTTCATCAGGACGAGCTCTTGGATTCAGGATCTCTGGTCAGTGTCATGTGGCCAAACTCCAAGTGTTCCCTCTTGAAAGATGATCTAGTACTGATGGATAGGTAAGGATCTGAGATTTGCTCCATGCATGTTCTGCAGGATATATTCTTGGTTTTGTTGTGCCTTACATTTTTAATACAATTCAAAGGGGCTAATGGTGCAAAGGCACAGTCCTTCTTTTTTGTAATTCTTGTAGGTTAAACAAAAAAGGGCTTTCCTGGCAGCCAGTAACAACGTGTCCCTTGTCTACATTGATAAAGTGGAATTATAATTTTACTTGTCCAGGTTGGACAAAATTGACATTGGTAACGCAGAACTGTAAATTCTACAGAAAGTTGGGTCGAGATCTGGCTGGGCGAAGAAGAAAGGCTGGGTCGGGAGGTCAGGCTGGGTCGGGAGGTCTGGCTGGGCGGAGAAGGAAGGCTGGGCTGGGAGGTCTGGCTGGGCGGAGAAGGAAGGCTGGGCTGGGCGGAGAAGGAAGGCTGGGCTGGGCGGAGAAGGAAGGCTGGGTCGGGAGGTCTGGCTGGGCGGAGAAGGAAGGCTGGGTCGGGAGGTCTGGCTGGGCGGAGAAGGAAGGCTGGGTCGGGAGGTCTGGCTGGGCGGAGAAGGAAGGCTGGGTCGGGAGGTCTGGCTGGGCGGAGAAGGAAGGCTGGGTCGGGAGGTCTGGCTGGGCGGAGAAGGAAGGCTGGGTCGGGAGGTCTGGCTGGGCGGAGACGGAAGGCTGGGGTAGGAGGTCTGGCTGGGCGGAGACGGAAGGCTGGGGCCGGAGGTCTGGCTGGGCGGAGACGGAAGGCTGGGTCGGGAGGTCTGGCTGGGCGGAGACGGAAGGCTGGGGTGGGAGGTCTGGCTGGgcggagacggaaggttgggTTGAGATTTCTAACTGTGTGGAGGAAGGCTGAGTAAAATATGGTTGGGAAGGAGAAGGTGGTTTAGGAGAGATGAGGTCATACCTTTGCCTGCACATACAATATGTGTTTGATGTGGGTAGTTCAAATtatacttgtttaaaaaaaaaaaacaccacatctTTATTTAGGATCAGGTGCAAACTTACATCAGTACAAAACAATTGAAGACGCAATACTGCgcttgatattatatatatatattatgaaataaAGAAGACTATCCTTTTAACAATGTAATATTTGACATGTTGGTGTTTGCAGCCCAGGTATTGATGTTACCACAGAGCTAGACAGCTGGATTGACAAGTTTTGCCTGGATGCAGATGTCTTTGTGTTGGTGGCAAACTCTGAATCTACACTAATGCAGACAGTACGTATTCTtaaaaggtgtttttttgttttgttttttggtggtttGTCTTTCTTGTgcatacaaatatcacacattgtTTTGGTAactgtttcttctgtttttttgggggggggtttatTTAGGAAAAACAGTTTTTTCACAAAGTAAATGAGCGTCTATCACGgcccaatatttttattttgaataatcGATGGGATGCGTCCGCCTCTGAGCCTGAATATATGGACGAGGTAACACTTTATACAAACACGTTTACACATTTTGTTTGGTATTATGGTGAACAAAGAAGGTCTGACAGCATTTCATACTATGTTTGGTGAAGAGGTAATGCCCTCACTCCGAGTGTAGCCCTGTCTGCATCTACCACTAAAACATAACAAGATGGCACTAGCTTAATATTATAATATAGAACAATACTGCTGGGAGATTAACCCCCAATACAAATCAATAGATGATAAATAACAGGAAATGTTATGATCTAAATTCTATACAAAACTAACAAGTATATAAAGCCGTAACATTCATTAGACGTGTAGAAGCCTTGGTGCCATGGATCCATTTGGCATGTGTAAGTTTCCTGCTGGATAATCCTGACACTGCAGCTACGTGTGAACTCAATTTCCCATGATACTTCCTGACAtaccgagcattgtgggaaatgtTGTAAACACGCTTTTATTCCTACATCCTTCCCAGTGCTTGTGGAGTAAGCCTTCTATTTCGTTGGGATTAAAATGGCTATATTCACAGCTTTCCTAATACAAACTGGCGCTGCTATTTCGGAAAGCAATCGATTTTCTTTTGTAGAAGTTTTTTGCAGACGCCCTGTTTAGAAAGAACATTTTGTTTTGACTTCTAGAAGAATGTCTATAAAGACTTGTGTAACCAGTGCCTAATCCCTATTAGTGTTTGGATTCCAGCCTAGAGAGCCATTCAGATCCAAACAGTGCACAGTGGAGCTGGTGCTGGTATTTGCTTCTTCTGAATGAGCCTGACACTGGGTACATGTGGTGCAGTTCACCTCATTATAGTAATTATCCAAGTTGCAAACTCTGGTCTCAGCTCTCCTTTATAActtgtagattgtaagctcacatgcCAACTTGCAGCGCACTTTGTGTGAAATGGTAGATTTCAAATGAAACTCTGCTCCTTTTTACTAAATTATAATAACGTTTCCATGAACATAAGAATAAATTCAGTTGTCTGATTCTTGTAAAAGGAAACTTTGTTGTATTTTATGCATGCTTCCTCCATAGAATAAATGGCAGACAAACAGACCACATGGGTGACAATGTTCTGGACAGGTTCAGACAATGATTGACATCCAAACATGGATAAAAAAAACCTGCTAATTCCACACCATAGCCATTACTgtgggctgtagtgattatggtgtttagaTTGCCTCCACTCGCAGTAACAAAGGTGCATTTGATCCTGGTTGCATTTTAGTATCTGCTCAGCTTGGTGATTCTTATCTTTTTGCCTTCGGACTGTCTCGGTTCTGTTTTGTATTGTGTTTCTTGTTGTCTGCAGGTGCGCCGGCAGCATATGGAGCGCTGTACCAGCTTCTTGGTGGACGAGCTGGGTGTCCTGGATCGAACCCAGGCAGGAGATCGCATTTTCTTTGTGTCCGCTAAGGAGGTTTTAAATGCCAGGATGCAGAAAGCTCAAGGAATGCCTGAAGGAGGTACAGTAACACCAGTACTTATACATTGTCCTCTGTCAGACCTGGTTCGTCCTGGTTTAAAGATTTCTAGACACCCTCAGCAAGTATTATTAGTCATTGTAACGAGTATCCGATTTGTGAAATCTATTCTTGTGGTTTGATTACCAGTAAGTGCAGTATGGTATTGAATAGTAGCCTGCTAACGATTGGGACCCTATTTTTTTCGCCCACTAGGTGGAGCTTTGGCTGAAGGTTTCCAAGGCAGGATGTTTGAGTTTCAGAATTTCGAGAGGAGATTTGAGGTGAGCGATAAGGCTGCGGGACGAGAGACTAGATGATTTCACCCTTCTTGACTTTACTATCATGCATTGCTTTGTTGCATGTCTGTTGTATCTGTTTGCAGGAATGCATTTCTCAATCCGCAGTAAAGACCAAATTTGAGCAGCATACAATGCGAGCCAAACATATTACAGAAGTCCTTCGCCAGATAATGGAGTCCGTACATGTCGcggcccaggagcagaggtgaaaATTCTCTCTTGATGAAgtgattatttatttactttgttcaTTTAAATGAAGGCTGCAGGTTTCCACCActtttaatgcattatgtattAGGAATAATAAAGTAACTGATAGCTCCATCTAAAGGTCCCACGTTTGCCGCAATTCCCCAGTTTGCATCTTCCTGCAGTGAGCTCTGCCCAGACTAGGAAGTCCTAGCTTTGCCACTGCTTACAGTAGGATTGCTGATCATATCCAATTGCAGATTACAGACACTTCTATCACATGAGTTCATGGGAGATGTATTTCACAAACCACTGGAATCACACAATGTATAGATTGATAGAGCTTCAGAGTTTACAGCTTTGGTTATGGGCGATCTCTTGCTTCTTGTAATatgttatatattctgtatagGGTTTACTGTCTGGAAAAGCGAGAGGAATTCAGGGATCGCTTGGAATTCATTGAAAAACAGCTTGAGCTGCTGACCGAGGATTATAAACTGAAAATCAAGCAGATCACGGATGAGGTGGAACGTCAGGTAAGGGAATGCCTCAGTTTATGGGAAGAATCCACCAAACGTTTTCTAGATTTGTCAATCATACAGAAACGTTTATGTAGAAACCTTGACTGTGTGCACTAGGAGTGTGATTCTGCTGTTTGTAAATAATTGCAAATATAAGGTACCGTGTTGATGGGATGTATGTcggtaaaaaaaacatgtatattcataaatatacattgtGTATCAGTAACAAGGTTATTTTATAAGATGTTTATATAGTGGCACCACAGCCCCTATCAATGTACAGTATATCCTCAGATCCTTGTAATGATTAACTTGTGTTTGCGGTTTCACCAGGTGTCCAACGCAATGGCCGAAGAGATCCGTCGTCTCTCAGTCCTAGTTGATGACTTTGAAATGGATTTCCATCCGTCCCAAGTTGTAATTAAAGTTTACAAGAACGTAAGAAAATAAAACTTagaaaaataaaactaattttAACTGTGGCAGCTTCTCCTAAAAATAGCTTAACGCTCTGTTCCATTAGGCGCTACATCACCATGTCGAAGAAGGACTTGGCCGGAATTTGACTGATCGCTGTTTAAGTACAATATCTGTGTCACTCCAGTCTACGCAGCAAGAAATGATGGGTAAAACGTCATATTATGCACTGATAGAGCAGTGATCATGTAGAAAGGGGACTTACTGCTGTACCTGTAGCAAATTTCTAGATCTAAAgccatttttaaattaattacatAAGTTTAATTACAAGTTCATAAGAAGATaaaagagaacacagagagaaaatatacaaaaaccTAAATAGACTATGATATCAGGCTTTAAAATTTcaactagccattggcaagtgaaaaaaTAACCCTGGCACTTTGTACTATGCTATGTACCCTTCAGGCTTGTAGCAGTGCgtaactcttaaagggacactatagtcaccagaacaactacagcttattgtatagtatttgttctggtgagtagaatcattcccttcaggctttttgctgtaaacactgtcttttcatagaaaagccagtgtttacgttacagcctagggatacctccactggccactcctcagatggctgttagagatccttcctggggcagtgcgtccatgtttgtgttcctttaaggcctgGCTACTAGTGTAATACTTGAAATTCTAAGCCCTGATAACATAATTACTAATAACGATGTATAACTTACCGGTAGTCATAATTTTCTatcaaaaacaatatttttagcATTGAAAATGGAATGTACCCTTATGTATAGCATAACTATACAACATTACAATGCATCTGTGAAATAGTTGGATATATGCCAAATTAGTGGATTTGTTTATTGATCCTATAATCCAAGTCCCACAAATGTTATTTTACTGTTATTATATACGttgttgtaaaaataaaaatcattttcTATTGAATTTTGGAAAAATCAGACTCCCAAAATCTAACAATAAATTTCCCACAATAAATACATTCTTTATCAATTTAGTATTAAAAGTACACAAGCCACTGAGACGTTGATTTCACACGCAAGAAAGACCAAATCTGTAGTATCTCTCCCAAAGGTTCCAGGAGATTGGCATTGCCACCAGCGTAATGCATGTTCTCTGGAAACCTCTGGATGCAGTGTGGATCATTCTAGAAACATACCAGTAGAAAATGACGGAGAAAACGTGGCAATCTGTGTGTTGTCAGCGGCCACCTCGCATTTTCAATAGCATCGCCATGCTTTCGTAGCATTACAGCATCGAGAGTTCTGTTTGACCTGGAACCGTTTGTCTCTGCAGAAGGAATGATGCCTCTCCTTCCACTCACTGCGCGGTCCCAGGTCGATTTACTGG
The Pelobates fuscus isolate aPelFus1 unplaced genomic scaffold, aPelFus1.pri scaffold_58, whole genome shotgun sequence genome window above contains:
- the LOC134584858 gene encoding mitofusin-2 isoform X1, whose translation is MSAGWDHYQGSAMSLLFTRSSSIVTSKKDKRFMAEVNASPLKHFVTAKKKINGIFDQLGSYIQESFNFLDETYQNAQLDPVASEEQVLEVKGYLSNVAGISEVLARRHMKVAFFGRTSNGKSTVINAMLWDKVLPSGIGHTTNCFLRVEGTEGNESYLFTDGSEEKRSVKTVNQLAHALHQDELLDSGSLVSVMWPNSKCSLLKDDLVLMDSPGIDVTTELDSWIDKFCLDADVFVLVANSESTLMQTEKQFFHKVNERLSRPNIFILNNRWDASASEPEYMDEVRRQHMERCTSFLVDELGVLDRTQAGDRIFFVSAKEVLNARMQKAQGMPEGGGALAEGFQGRMFEFQNFERRFEECISQSAVKTKFEQHTMRAKHITEVLRQIMESVHVAAQEQRVYCLEKREEFRDRLEFIEKQLELLTEDYKLKIKQITDEVERQVSNAMAEEIRRLSVLVDDFEMDFHPSQVVIKVYKNALHHHVEEGLGRNLTDRCLSTISVSLQSTQQEMMEGMMPLLPLTARSQVDLLVPRKSFFLSYDLSCDKLCADFQEDIQFHFSLGWTMLVNRFLGPKNGRRALMAYNDQVPRNMPLTPVNPSMPPMQQNSMTQEELMVSMVTGLASLTSHTSMGILVVGGVVWKAVGWRLIALSFGLYGLLYVYERLTWTTKAKERAFKRQFVEYASEKLQLIVSYTGSNCSHQVQQELSGTFAHLCQQVDVTRENLEQDIAALNKKIEILDSLQSKAKLLRNKAGWLDSELNMFTHQYLQQS
- the LOC134584858 gene encoding mitofusin-2 isoform X2 yields the protein MSLLFTRSSSIVTSKKDKRFMAEVNASPLKHFVTAKKKINGIFDQLGSYIQESFNFLDETYQNAQLDPVASEEQVLEVKGYLSNVAGISEVLARRHMKVAFFGRTSNGKSTVINAMLWDKVLPSGIGHTTNCFLRVEGTEGNESYLFTDGSEEKRSVKTVNQLAHALHQDELLDSGSLVSVMWPNSKCSLLKDDLVLMDSPGIDVTTELDSWIDKFCLDADVFVLVANSESTLMQTEKQFFHKVNERLSRPNIFILNNRWDASASEPEYMDEVRRQHMERCTSFLVDELGVLDRTQAGDRIFFVSAKEVLNARMQKAQGMPEGGGALAEGFQGRMFEFQNFERRFEECISQSAVKTKFEQHTMRAKHITEVLRQIMESVHVAAQEQRVYCLEKREEFRDRLEFIEKQLELLTEDYKLKIKQITDEVERQVSNAMAEEIRRLSVLVDDFEMDFHPSQVVIKVYKNALHHHVEEGLGRNLTDRCLSTISVSLQSTQQEMMEGMMPLLPLTARSQVDLLVPRKSFFLSYDLSCDKLCADFQEDIQFHFSLGWTMLVNRFLGPKNGRRALMAYNDQVPRNMPLTPVNPSMPPMQQNSMTQEELMVSMVTGLASLTSHTSMGILVVGGVVWKAVGWRLIALSFGLYGLLYVYERLTWTTKAKERAFKRQFVEYASEKLQLIVSYTGSNCSHQVQQELSGTFAHLCQQVDVTRENLEQDIAALNKKIEILDSLQSKAKLLRNKAGWLDSELNMFTHQYLQQS